In Solanum lycopersicum chromosome 5, SLM_r2.1, the following are encoded in one genomic region:
- the LOC101257073 gene encoding myb-related protein Hv1, producing MSKSFYYPNKDKIQEAWSKDDSMANCCSKRTNFSKEEDDLIIRFHALLGDRWSLIAERLPEHSGIEVKNYWDSHLKLKLTKMGIDPMNYRIHEYVHKKNLDFIASRNKKLFNGEISDAESSA from the exons atgagcAAGTCTTTCTATTATCCTAACAAGGATAAAATACAAGAAGCTTGGTCTAAAGATGATA GTATGGCTAATTGTTGTTCTAAAAGGACAAATTTTTCTAAGGAAGAAGATGATCTTATCATTAGGTTTCATGCTCTCCTGGGTGACAG ATGGTCGCTTATAGCAGAAAGATTACCCGAACACAGTGGTATTGAAGTGAAGAATTATTGGGACTCTCATTTAAAACTAAAACTTACGAAAATGGGAATTGATCCAATGAATTATCGTATACATGAATATGTTCATAAGAAAAATCTCGATTTTATCGCAtcgagaaataaaaaattattcaatggAGAAATTTCTGATGCTGAAAGTTCTGCATAA